ATATCCAGCTTTTCCTCATTCTCAAAACCTTGCGCGACCCCACGGGATTTTTGCTGTGTGGCGATTCCAACCAAATCGTCCACCCCAATTTTTTCTCGTGGAGCAAGCTCAAAAGCCTGTTTTACACCCACGGCGAATTGCAGGCGGATGTCGATTTAATCCGCATCCTGAGCACCAATTACCGCAATTCCCCGCAAGTCACCGCACTGGCAAACCGGATTTTGCTGCTCAAAAATGCCCGCTTCGGCTCGATTGATCGTGAAAGCAATTATCTGGTGCAAAGCAATGGGCATGTGCAAGGCGATGTGGTATTCCTGCAAGACCGCGATAACATCCGCCGCGAACTCGATGCCAAAACCCGTACCTCCACCCGTTTTGCCGTGGTGGTCATGCACCCCGAACAAAAAGCCGAAGCGCAACAACATTTCAACACGCCGCTGGTATTCTCGATCCAAGAAGCCAAGGGGCTTGAATACGACAATATTATTCTCTACAACTTCCTGAGTGCAGAAAACAAACGCTTCCGCGAAATCAGCGCAGGTGTGACTCACGCCGACCTGCAACAAGACCTGAGTTACGCCCGCGCTAAAAACAAAACCGATAAGTCGCTGGAAACCTACAAGTTTTACATTAACGCACTCTACGTTGCCCTGACCCGTGCTGTGCGTAATTTGTACTGGATCGAGGCCGAATCCAAACAACACGTGCTGGATTTGCTAGGCTTGCATGATGCGCAAGAGACGCTCAATCTCGCTAACCAAAATTCCAGCCGCGAAGAATGGCAACGCGAAGCCCACAAACTTGAGTTGCAAGGCAAGCAAGAACAAGCTGACCGTATCCGCCAAGAAATTCTCCAGCAACAAAACCCGGATTGGGCAGTTTATACCGGCGAAACCTTGCAGCAATTGCACACCCAAGCCATTCAGCAGGGCGATAAAAAAGCCCGGCTGGCTCTGTTTGAAGTCGCGCTGGTATACGAAGACCGGCAATGCCTACGCGATTTAATCAAGGTTGAGTTCAAACCTGCACGGCATCCTGCCAATGGCATCAAGCAATTACAGCAGAAATATTACCTGCCTTATCAGCTTAAAAATCCAGTGGCTTTGCGCAACCAGCTCAATAAATTTGGCGTGGATTTCCGCAACCCGTTCAACCAAACCCCGCTGATGGTGGCGGCTTGGTTGGGCAACTCAAGCCTGATTAATGAACTGGCGGCACTCGGTGCCAACCCCGAATACGTGGATAATAACCACTTCACCGCGTTTCAGATTGCCTTGCAACAAGCCAGCAAAGACGAGAAATACGCCAAACATCACCTTGCCAGCATTTACCGGCAACTCGCCCCCGACAGTTTAAGCATTCAAATTGACGGCAAATTATTAAAACTCGATCAGCACAGCATGGAGTTTTTCCTGCTCAATCTAATGATTGCACTGTTTTACCGCGCCCTGCCTCTTAAAATCGGTGGAAACGGTGGCTTTGGTACGCAAGACATTATTGACGCAGTGGCACATTTCCCACCGGAGGTATTAAGCCCACAACGCAAACAACGCGCCTATATTTCCAGCATTTTCTCGAAAAACGAGATGTATCGCGACGACCGTTACAACCGCAAACTGTTCTATCGGGTGCGCCAAGGGCATTACCTGTTCAACCCCAGCCTCATGTTGAAAGTGGAAGGTGAGTGGGTCAATATTTACGACATGCTGGATCTCGACAAGTTGGCTTACCACCCCGCCGATACCCCGGATTGGTGGAGCGAGCACGATCAAGCCCGCTGGGACGCTTGGCTGGATGCGGGACGCGACCACATTAAACACCAGCTTCAGCAAGTGCGCACTGCCATGCTGAATGATGCACTTTCCATGTTAAAATCCCTGTGCGAACAAGAATTACGTAAGATTCAGGACAGTTAATCGTGATCAATTACAAACACTTATACTACTTTCGTGAAGTGGCGACTTTAGGCAGCATTGTGCGTGCCTGCGAAAGCCTGAACCTGACCCCGCAAACCATTAGCGGGCAATTGCAATTGCTGGAAGAATCCCTCGGCGTCAAACTCTTCCGCAAACAAGGCCGCAATCTGGAACTCACCGATGCGGGGCATACCACGCGGCGTTATGCCGATGAAATTTTCCAACTGGGCAGTGCTTTGGAACAAGCTTTACAAACCCACCCTTCCGGGCAGGCACGGCTGTTTCGGGTTGGCATCGTCGATGTGGTTCCCAAAACCATTGCCTATAAATTGCTGGAACCGGCGATGTTGCTCAGCCCGCAAATTCACATTGTGTGCCACGAAGGGCCTTTACCTGACTTGCTGGGGGAGCTTGCCATGCACCGCATTGAACTGGTAATTGCGGATAAGCCGCTTCCCAATACACTGCCAATCAAAGGTTTTTCACACCGTTTGGGGTTTAGTGGCATTAGCTTTTTTGCCCACACCACAGTAAAAGCAGACTTGCTGGGTGAATTCCCGCAATGCTTGCACAGCGCACCGTTGCTGATTCCCAGTGAAGGCACGTCAGTACGCAATGAACTCATGAATTGGTTTCATCAACAGAAAGTGCAGCCGAATATTATTGGAGAATTTGATGACAGTGCGCTCATGCGGGCGTTTGGTTTCGGCGGTGCGGGTGTTTTTGTCGCACCCTCGGTGCAGGAAGATACGTTTACTCAGGAAACGGATATTCATTGTATCGGGCGAGCCGACGGCGTAATGGAGCAGTTTTTTGCGATTTCGGTGGAACGGCGAATCAGCCATCCTGCGGTCTTGGCGATTACCAAGAGTGCGCAGGATTGGCTGCAACCCAAAGCTAAGCTGTGATGATTACACGCCGAAATCTTCGGGTGACACATTCAAATCACGGCACATTTCACGCACCATCTGCTTCTCTTTAGCGTCAAATTCGCCGTCGGCACTGCCAATGGCGCAACATACGCGTACCATCAAACGCGCAGCGTCGGGTTTACTGCGCAGTTTGCTAATGATTTTCAGGGCTTCTGCTTTACCGATTTCATTGTCGAACTCGAAGTTTTCCGCAACTTTGTTGAAGAACGTGATGACGTCTTTGGTTTCAAACACTTTCAATTCATCCGATTGTTGGATGAATTTCATCATCTTCTGCTTTTCAGCAGAATCGATGCTGCCATCCGCAGCGGCAACCAACGCGCAACCGGCAACGCACGCTTCCATGAATTCACGGTTTTTGAACTTACCGATTTCAGCGGTTAGTTTAGCGCGGGCTTCCCCGGCTTTTTCTTTCAAGGTATCAAAAAATGACATCGAATAATCTCCTTACAAGTTAGGCTTCCGCCAATAATTTCTTTTTGTGACGCAGTGAAGACACAATCGACAACACAATAAACGTCACGCCGATCAAGCCAGTAATCACTTCGGGAATATGGTAGTGAATACTAAACAGCATAATCACCGCCAACGCACCGATACCGTAATGCGCACCGTGTTCCAGATAAATGTATTCGTCCAAGGTGCCTTTGTGTACCAAATGCACAGTCAGAGAGCGCACAAACATTGCGCCAATCGCCAGACCCAACATAATAATGACGACATCTTTGGTGATCGCAAACGCGCCAATTACGCCGTCAAATGAGAAGGATGCATCCAATACTTCAAGGTATAAAAAGCCTGCCAAACCGTTACGTTTAACACTGTTGACAACCGCTTCACCTTCCGCTTCGTCTTCAAAAAACACGTCTAAACTACTGACCGCAATGTATAACACCACGCCAGCCAAACCCGCCACCAATACGGTTAAACGGGTTTTATCATCAATCGGCAGGAAATGCTGCAATAAGAACAACACGATCAACGACAATAGCACGCTAATCACGTCGAGCTTGCCCATCGCACTCATGCGTTCTTCGATGGCATGAATCCAGTGAACATCCTTTTCGTTGTCGAACATAAAGCTCAGGAACACCAACAACAAGAACATGCCACCAAACGCCGCAATACCCGCATGGCTTTCCATCAAATGGCGGGAATATTCCTCTGGATTATTCAACGCCATGCTCATGACATCAATCGTACCTAGCCCCGTCGCCACCGCCACAATCACAATCGGGAACACTAAACGCATCCCGAATACCGCAATCAGAATACCGACGGTTAAAAATAGCTGTTGCCATTTTTCATCCATCTCCCTGAGGACAGAAGCATTCACCACCGCATTATCAAAAGACAGGCTCACTTCCATGACGCCTAACACCACCACCAAGAAAATGGCCGTAGCTATGCCCATCGAAGTGGTCGCACCCCACCAAATCGCCAAACCCACACAGAGGAAGGTGACTAAAAACGAATATTTAAAATCCTGAAACATAAGGTTAATACTTTAGTTAAGAACAAACAAAACAGGCATCTGCAACGAGATGCCTGTCAAATCATACGTGCATGGCGAACCATGCCTGACCGTATTTAGCCAAGATTAACGCCCATAGAGGCAGCCATCGGGCCTAAACCACCCGCAAAACCTTGACCGACCGCTTTGAATTTCCACTCAGCATTGTGACGATACACTTCGCCAAACAACATAGCCGTTTCCACGCTGGCATCTTCAGACAGGTCGTAACGCGCAATTTCAGTATTATCCGCAGCGTTCACCAAGCGGATATACGCATTGCTGACTTGCCCAAAGTTTTGTTTGCGGGCTTCTGCATCATGGATAGTCACAGCGAATACCAATTTCTTAACATTTTCACCCATGCCTGCAAGGTTCAGCTTCACTTGTTCGTCATCGCCCTCGCCTTCGCCGGTTTTGTTATCACCCAGATGTTCGACGTTGCCGCACGCGGATTTCTTATTGTTGTAGAAAATAAACGAGTCATCCGACAACACTTTACCGTCTTCGCCTAACATAAATGCGGAGGCATCCAAGTCAAAACCAGCGCCATCGGTCGCACGGGTATCCCAACCCAAACCTACCAATACGCCGGTCAAACCGGGGGCTTCTTTGGTTAACGAAACGTTGCCACCTTTTTGTAAACTAACAGCCATTGTAAAACTCCATTATCTTAATCATTGAATAAAAAACTTAACCAATGCTAATGCCGTATTGGTCACACATGGCCTTTAAACCGCCCGCATAACCTTGCCCAACGGCACGAAATTTCCATTCCTCGTTGTTGCGGTACAACTCACCGAACACCATCGCGGTTTCAGTGGAATAATCTTCTGCCAAATCGTAACGCACGATTTCCGTGCCGGTAACATCATTAACCACACGAATAAACGCATTGGCGACTTGACCGAAATTCTGCCGACGCGCTTCGGCATCGTGAATCGTCACAGTAAACGCCACCTTGGTAATGTCGGCAGGCACTTTGCTCAAATCCACTCTCATGGATTCATCATCGCCATCACCTTGCCCGGTACGATTATCGCCCGTGTGTTCAACGGAACCGTCGGTGGATTTCAGTTGATTGTAAAAAATAAAATCCGCATCGCCGCGCACTTTACCGCTCGCGGTCAGCAAAAATGCACTGGCATCAAGGTCGAAACCTGCGCCATCGGTACTGCGCTCATCCCACCCCAAACCAATAAGAATTTTGGTTAAACTGGGATCGGTTTTGCTTAAAGAAAGATTGCCGCCTTTTTGTAAACTTAAAGCCATCTCACATTCCTTTTATTTTAACACTTATTTTGAACCTGCCCGCCAGTTTAAACCCCAATGATAGGCTTGATCCATTTCCTGATGCCCTTTGAAATAACGCACTTCGCGATTAACCTGCAAGGCACCATTGACATTTTCCAACACCAACACCGCACACATGCCCAGTGAATTGCTGCCTTCGGTCAAGCGAATTTCTAACGGGGGTTCATTCGGCACATAAATAGTGACGACACCATCGGTTTGTGCCCAGTTCGGCGCACCTTCGTAGATAAAGGCGTACACCAGAACCCGCTTAAAGGTTTGCCACTGTTGCCCGTTAATGTGCAGCCATTCACCTTCACTGATCGCGCCCGTGCGGTCATCGCCTTTCAACTCGATAAACGGGTCAGAGCGGAACGAACCAAAGCGGTTGCCGAGGGCTTGAATCGCGCTAATCGTGCCGTCGCGCTGTTCGTACAAACAACCGACATCCAGATCCATGCCTTTATTGCTACCGCCGCCGAATAAGCCGCCCAGCAAACCGCCACTTTTCGCAGCCGGTGCTTGACCACGATTCCAGTTCAGGTTGATGCGGATTTCGCCGAAGCCTTCGGTTTTCTTTTCCAGACTGACACGCGGTTTGGCTTTATCCAGCGTCACTTTGCTCAGGGAAATAGGCTTTTTCGTGGGTGCAGGCGGAGGTGTTACTGGCGGTGCTGCCGCTGGTGTGGGGTCACTGATTTCTACCCCGAAATGTTCCGCTAAGGGCTTTAAACCACCCGCGAAACCTTGCCCAACGGCGCGGAATTTCCACTGCCCTTGGCGCAGGTACAATTCGCCCAGAATCAGCGCGGATTCAACCCTGCCATTAGCGGGCAAAGTGGCTTGCAATACCGCCTGCCCCGCCGCGTTTTTCACGGTGACTTGCAAATTGGTGAATGCGCCGAAATTGGTGCGGTTTTCGTGAATGGTGGCGGTGAAGGCTATTTTTTCGGTGCCTGCCAATACATTCGGCAGGTCAACGGCGAATTCAGCACGACCGGCACTGTTGCCGACAAACGCCACACTGCCATTACCGGGGCGCGGTTGCCCGTAAAACACCATGTCATCATCGCCGCGCACTTTGCCGGTAGCCGTTAAGACAAAGGCGGAAATATCCACCTCTGCCCCACTGACTTGGGCAGGCGATAGCAGGACTTCAACGTGCAGTTTTTCACGCGGTACCGGGCAATTTGCCCCAGCCACCAGTTGGGTCACTGACATCGCGTTACTCCTAGAGTGCTGCCAATACCGCAGGCATCATGTCGTTGGCGACTGCGCCAGCCGTCGGTGTGCCGACTGCTTTCATCTCCCAACCTGCACCGTTACGGCTCACAATCGCCATGACTACGCCGGTGTGTGCGCCTTTGTCGGACAGGTTGAATTTCGCCATTTCGGTGTTATTGCTGTCATCCACCAAACGGCAGAATGCGCCTCCAACTTCATTGAAGGTTTGCCCACGGAACGAGCAGACCGTGAACGCCAGATACGCCACATTCCCCGGTAAACGGGTCAAATCGACGAAAATCACTTCATCATCGCCCGAACCTTCGCCCGTCAGATTGTCGCCGGAATGCTTGATTGAACCGTCGCGGCTTTGCAATTGGCGGAACCACACCACATCCAGCAGGTTTTTTTGTGCATCCAGCAACAGGCAGGAAGCGTCCAAGTCAATGTCTGCCGCCGCGCCGCCGCCAAACATGCTACCGAAGAAACCGCTTTTTTTCGGTGCTTCTGCCGGATCCCAGCCCAAGCCCATACGTACTTTACTCAAGCCACCGCCGCCGGTTTTTTCCAGCGAAATGCGTTGACCTTTGCTTAAACTTACAGCCATGAGAATCTCCATCCTTTTGTATTATCAAGTCATCACATCTTAGAGAGTCGCCCAAAGGCAGGCAACACTCACCCAGAATTGTCAGGTTATTTCAGCTTAACGGTTGCAATACCACCGGCGTACTGATTTCTGCCACCCGCAAACCGTAGCGCAATGGGGCGATGACCGGCGTTTCCCCGCGCAAACTTTGCAGGAAAACTTCCGCCAGATTAACGCCCGCCAGACATGCCAAGCCGAAACCACCGGCAGGGCGCGGGTTAATTTCTAGCAAACGTGGTTCGCCCAATGCATTGGCCTTGAACTGAATATTGAACAAACCATTCAAGCAGTAATGCGCGGTCAAACGCTCAACCATGCCTTGCACCGCCGCGTTATTGTCGATTTCCTGCCCGTAACCGGCTTGCGGGTGCTTTCGGCGTTGAATCGCGCATAACAATTGCCCGTCACGCCCCGCACAATCCACACTCCATTCATCACCCGGCAAATGTTCCATCACCAACAAGGTGGGAAATGTTGGGGTGTGTGCCATGCCTGCGCGTAATTCCGCCAGCGGGATTTCGTATTCGACCCCTTCCAACAAATGCGTAATGCTGTCGCGCTGCGTATCCAAAATACGGAAGCCCAAACCAAACACCGATACCGCCGGTTTTATGCACAAAGCCGTGTGGTGTTGCGAGAGTTCCGCTACCGCCTGATCAAAACTGTTGGCATCCGTCACCGCAATGCACGCCATTGCAGACGCCACTGTTGGCGGCACTAAGCGGTAAAATTCCCCTTTGTCATTCAACAAGGTCAGCGTTTCGGGGGTAGCCACTGCGATAACTTGTGTGCCGATTTGCGCGAAATCCGCTCGATGGCGCACCAGCAATACGGATTCTTTAGCGGGCCAGAAGTAATCAATGCGCTGCTGCTGGCAAAAATTCAAGCACCAATCCAAATAAGCTGCACCCACCAAGCCGGGCGGCTCGTGCCATGCTTCATCCGCAGCCAAAAATACTGAAGCTGCCGGATTCGTGTGCGTTGAAATCACGGTAACGCCTTGCCCCACACGCGCCTGACGCATGTTGTTAAACACCGTGTTAATGCTGGAAAATGTTTTATTGAACCAAATGCGCATGGTATGCCCTGTTTAGAATTGTAGTAATGGTGACAGGCGCTAGTATGCCCGATTCTCCGCAATAAATTCAGGCATTTTCACCCAAATTCTTGCTATCATACTGCCCATAATCATCCAGCTCGGTAACAATAATTATGATGAATTTACCCCTAGGAGCAAACCTGCCACTGACCGGCAACCGCTGGACAGTCGCCCTCACCTTTCCGCACGACATCCGCCACGATTTAGGGCTGGCAGTGTTGCCGGTGAATGAAGCCAAACAGTTAGTCATTCCCCCGCAATTAGCCCATGCCAATGCCACCGAATGGGCAAGCGCCAAGCTGAATGACGCAGGCACGAGCTACGCCCTGACACTGGATACCAGCGTGCTATCCAATCCCAACATTACGCGCTTGTGCCTAGTGCTGTACCGCTACGGCGCACGCGGGCCGCTGAATGTTGGCAGCAATGTCAGTGTGCAAATGGATGACGTTTTCAGCCACAGCATTGCTTTGGGGGACATGCAAGCCTCCGCGCTGATTGCCGCCGAATTTTACCAGCGAGCGGGGCAATGGAAAGTACGCGCTCTGGCAGAAACCTCCGCGTATGGGCTTGCCGCACTAGGGCGCAGAATGGGCATGGAGGTGGATGAAAGCTCACCCTTCAACACCCCAAACAACCCCGAACGTCAGTCCGGTAACTGGACAGGCACAGCGTTTCTGGTTGCTCCGAATGTCTTCATGACCAACGCACATGTGGCAGACGGCGCAAGCCGTATCCGCCTGAGTTCGCTGCAAGGCAATCTCGATGCTGAACCGATTATCAGCGACAGTACCAACGATCTGGCATTGTTGCGGGTAGCAACACCGAGTCACCTACAACCACTCCCGTTTCGCAGCAGCGGTGTCGGTTTGGCGCAAAGCATCACCACGCTGGGCTATCCGCTGGCAAGTTTGATGGGCAGCGGCATTCAAGTCACACAAGGGGTTATTTCCGGCTTATTCGGAGCGCACAACGACATTCGCCTCTTGCAATTCACCGCACCGATACAACCCGGTTCCAGCGGCAGTCCCTTGCTGGATGAAACGGGCGCAGTGTTGGGCGTGGTGTCGTCCACGTTTACGCACGCGCAGAACATGAATTTTGCCATCCGTCACAGTTTGGCGATTGCATTAATGGAAGCGGCTAATATTCAATACCAGCTACAAAGCAGTGCGCAAACGCTGTCAGCCGCGCAAATGGTGACGCAAACCCAAAACGCCATCTGGCGTGTAGAATGCGCCAGCTAAATAACTACCAACGGATGTTTCATGCAAATCAATGTCGCCCTCGAACAGGGCACGCTCAACCTGACTATCGAATCTGGCACACATTCGCCGGATGAACTCTTCGGCTTTGCGCAACGCCGCAACCCGAAACGCGCTTTTCTGTTTGTCTCTAAAGTGTTGGGCAGGCACATTCCGGTATCACCAGCCGTCATGCGCAACGCCACGGATACGCTTGCCGCGCAAATCCCCGCTGACTTGCCGGGGCCAGTCGTGGTCATCGGCATGGCAGAAACCGCGATTGCTATGGGTGCGGGTGTGCAACAAGCCCTCAGCCGCAGCCGTGACGACACGCTATACCTTTGCACCACGCGCCACCCGCTGGACTTGCCGATTCTGGTCGAATTCCGCGAAGAACACAGCCACGCCACCCAGCAAGTACTGCATCTGCCGCAACACGCTGCCGATGTCGAATTGCTACGCACGGCACGTAGCTTGGTGTTGGTCGATGACGAAGCCTCCACCGGCAAAACCTTCGCCAATTTGCTGGAAGCCTTGCAACGCGCCGGGCTGGATCAGTTTGAACACATCGTTGCTGCCACCCTCACCGACTGGTCGGGCGGTGCTGCCGCCGAACGTTTAGGCGAACGCGCTATTGCCGTTTCACTGCTATCAGGACATTGGGACTGGCAAGCCAACGATGCGCCCCCGCCGGAAATGCCGCAAGTCGATGTTTTGGGCACGGGCGAATGGCACGCGAACCCTGCCAATGATTGGGGACGGTTGGGTATGCGCCAACATCTGCTTACCCCGATTGCACAGCAACTGAACGTCACTCCCGGCGAACGTATCCTCGTCCTCGGCACAGGCGAATTTGTTTGGCCTCCGTACCTACTGGCGGAATACCTCGAACAACAAGGCGCGACGGTACATTTCAGCGCGACCACCCGTTCACCAATTGCCTTGGGTCACAGTATCCAACACCGCTATTGCTTGCACGACAATTACGGGCAAGGCATCCCCAACTTCCTCTACAACGTCGTGCCAACCGACTACGACCGCATCCTGCTGTGCAGCGAACCGCCCGCGCATTTGCTCGATAAAGCGCTGATCAGCATCTTGAACCCAACCTGTGTGGAGTTCTACCCGTGAAGCCTTTATTACTCACCGATTTGGATGACACGCTGTTCCAGACTGCCCGCAAAATGCCAGTGGATGCGGATAAAATCCCCGCCGCGCAAGGCAAAACCAACGACAGCAGTAGCTTTATGCACCCTTGGCAACACGATTTCATCCACTGGGCGCTGGACTGCATGACCGTGATTCCGGTCACTGCACGGGGAATTGCCTCTTTCAAACGTGTCCATCTGCCTTTCCAGCACGGCGCGGTGTGCGTTCACGGCGCGGCGATTCTGCAAGCGGATGGCACGCTTGACCCCGACTGGCATTCACACATCCAGCCGCAACTTGCCGCTTACCAAGACCGCCTACCAGACATGTTGGCAACCGCGCTGCAAATCGGTGAAACGCTAGGGTTATCTTTACGCGGCTGGCTGGAATCGGTAGAAGACAGCGCGGCGTATCTGGTGGTCAAAAGCAATACCGCCAGCGTGACAGACCTCCAGCAACTGCTGCACAGCTTACGTGAAACCCTTAACTTGCAAGGCTTCTACACCCACATGAATGGCAACAACTTGGCGCTGCTGCCCGATTTCGTCAATAAACGCGCAGCGGCGGCAGAAATTCTGCGGCGGCATACGGCTGAACACGGGCGCACTCCGGTATTCGGCATGGGTGATAGCGTGTCCGATTTGGGCTTCATGCGCTTGTGTGACTTCGCCGCGTTTCCGCCCAACACGCAAATTTGCAGGCAATTACCATGAGCGCAACCCACGGTTTTCACGGCTCGTATGCTGCCAGCGATGTCACGTTTTTGTTGCGGCAAATCGTGATGGAAACTACGCCCGTGGAGGAAAAGGAACGCCTGATTCAAAGTGGGCAACGCCATTATTCCGAAATGCTGACGCTGGAATCGCCGCCCTCCGACGCGCATCAAGCCTTGTTCGAGCAAGCACTGGAGGATGGGCTGGAACGCCTTGCCCGCGAAGTGCAAGCCTTGGCACTGGCCTTGCAGCAACGTCGCCCAAACCGCCCGATTGTGCTGGTC
The DNA window shown above is from Candidatus Thiothrix sulfatifontis and carries:
- a CDS encoding UvrD-helicase domain-containing protein, encoding MQILLYNELNPDKITGFRKWRSFIEADDLKSADVKKIGDNLYRARLNRSDRLLLAFYNYQDQRYALVLEYLKSHDYAGSRFLSHGAVIDEDKIPALEHAPDDTPNLAYVNTQHGRFNLLDKIISFDDTQQAVFELPPPLVIIGSAGSGKTALTLEKLKACPGDVLYVTLSPYLVKNSRDLYYAHGYENAQQHVDFLSFQEFLESIQVPGGKPLHFREFAQWFSRLPRTPIKDAHKLFEEFKGVITGPSVDSAYLSRDEYLNLGIKQSIFLEDERPVVYDIFSRYLSFLQENQRYDSNILSHQYLERVAPRYDFVVVDEVQDLTNIQLFLILKTLRDPTGFLLCGDSNQIVHPNFFSWSKLKSLFYTHGELQADVDLIRILSTNYRNSPQVTALANRILLLKNARFGSIDRESNYLVQSNGHVQGDVVFLQDRDNIRRELDAKTRTSTRFAVVVMHPEQKAEAQQHFNTPLVFSIQEAKGLEYDNIILYNFLSAENKRFREISAGVTHADLQQDLSYARAKNKTDKSLETYKFYINALYVALTRAVRNLYWIEAESKQHVLDLLGLHDAQETLNLANQNSSREEWQREAHKLELQGKQEQADRIRQEILQQQNPDWAVYTGETLQQLHTQAIQQGDKKARLALFEVALVYEDRQCLRDLIKVEFKPARHPANGIKQLQQKYYLPYQLKNPVALRNQLNKFGVDFRNPFNQTPLMVAAWLGNSSLINELAALGANPEYVDNNHFTAFQIALQQASKDEKYAKHHLASIYRQLAPDSLSIQIDGKLLKLDQHSMEFFLLNLMIALFYRALPLKIGGNGGFGTQDIIDAVAHFPPEVLSPQRKQRAYISSIFSKNEMYRDDRYNRKLFYRVRQGHYLFNPSLMLKVEGEWVNIYDMLDLDKLAYHPADTPDWWSEHDQARWDAWLDAGRDHIKHQLQQVRTAMLNDALSMLKSLCEQELRKIQDS
- the nhaR gene encoding transcriptional activator NhaR, yielding MINYKHLYYFREVATLGSIVRACESLNLTPQTISGQLQLLEESLGVKLFRKQGRNLELTDAGHTTRRYADEIFQLGSALEQALQTHPSGQARLFRVGIVDVVPKTIAYKLLEPAMLLSPQIHIVCHEGPLPDLLGELAMHRIELVIADKPLPNTLPIKGFSHRLGFSGISFFAHTTVKADLLGEFPQCLHSAPLLIPSEGTSVRNELMNWFHQQKVQPNIIGEFDDSALMRAFGFGGAGVFVAPSVQEDTFTQETDIHCIGRADGVMEQFFAISVERRISHPAVLAITKSAQDWLQPKAKL
- a CDS encoding tellurite resistance TerB family protein — translated: MSFFDTLKEKAGEARAKLTAEIGKFKNREFMEACVAGCALVAAADGSIDSAEKQKMMKFIQQSDELKVFETKDVITFFNKVAENFEFDNEIGKAEALKIISKLRSKPDAARLMVRVCCAIGSADGEFDAKEKQMVREMCRDLNVSPEDFGV
- a CDS encoding DUF475 domain-containing protein, whose amino-acid sequence is MFQDFKYSFLVTFLCVGLAIWWGATTSMGIATAIFLVVVLGVMEVSLSFDNAVVNASVLREMDEKWQQLFLTVGILIAVFGMRLVFPIVIVAVATGLGTIDVMSMALNNPEEYSRHLMESHAGIAAFGGMFLLLVFLSFMFDNEKDVHWIHAIEERMSAMGKLDVISVLLSLIVLFLLQHFLPIDDKTRLTVLVAGLAGVVLYIAVSSLDVFFEDEAEGEAVVNSVKRNGLAGFLYLEVLDASFSFDGVIGAFAITKDVVIIMLGLAIGAMFVRSLTVHLVHKGTLDEYIYLEHGAHYGIGALAVIMLFSIHYHIPEVITGLIGVTFIVLSIVSSLRHKKKLLAEA
- a CDS encoding TerD family protein produces the protein MAVSLQKGGNVSLTKEAPGLTGVLVGLGWDTRATDGAGFDLDASAFMLGEDGKVLSDDSFIFYNNKKSACGNVEHLGDNKTGEGEGDDEQVKLNLAGMGENVKKLVFAVTIHDAEARKQNFGQVSNAYIRLVNAADNTEIARYDLSEDASVETAMLFGEVYRHNAEWKFKAVGQGFAGGLGPMAASMGVNLG
- a CDS encoding TerD family protein: MALSLQKGGNLSLSKTDPSLTKILIGLGWDERSTDGAGFDLDASAFLLTASGKVRGDADFIFYNQLKSTDGSVEHTGDNRTGQGDGDDESMRVDLSKVPADITKVAFTVTIHDAEARRQNFGQVANAFIRVVNDVTGTEIVRYDLAEDYSTETAMVFGELYRNNEEWKFRAVGQGYAGGLKAMCDQYGISIG
- a CDS encoding TerD domain-containing protein, whose amino-acid sequence is MSVTQLVAGANCPVPREKLHVEVLLSPAQVSGAEVDISAFVLTATGKVRGDDDMVFYGQPRPGNGSVAFVGNSAGRAEFAVDLPNVLAGTEKIAFTATIHENRTNFGAFTNLQVTVKNAAGQAVLQATLPANGRVESALILGELYLRQGQWKFRAVGQGFAGGLKPLAEHFGVEISDPTPAAAPPVTPPPAPTKKPISLSKVTLDKAKPRVSLEKKTEGFGEIRINLNWNRGQAPAAKSGGLLGGLFGGGSNKGMDLDVGCLYEQRDGTISAIQALGNRFGSFRSDPFIELKGDDRTGAISEGEWLHINGQQWQTFKRVLVYAFIYEGAPNWAQTDGVVTIYVPNEPPLEIRLTEGSNSLGMCAVLVLENVNGALQVNREVRYFKGHQEMDQAYHWGLNWRAGSK
- a CDS encoding TerD family protein; the protein is MAVSLSKGQRISLEKTGGGGLSKVRMGLGWDPAEAPKKSGFFGSMFGGGAAADIDLDASCLLLDAQKNLLDVVWFRQLQSRDGSIKHSGDNLTGEGSGDDEVIFVDLTRLPGNVAYLAFTVCSFRGQTFNEVGGAFCRLVDDSNNTEMAKFNLSDKGAHTGVVMAIVSRNGAGWEMKAVGTPTAGAVANDMMPAVLAAL
- a CDS encoding ATP-grasp domain-containing protein, translating into MRIWFNKTFSSINTVFNNMRQARVGQGVTVISTHTNPAASVFLAADEAWHEPPGLVGAAYLDWCLNFCQQQRIDYFWPAKESVLLVRHRADFAQIGTQVIAVATPETLTLLNDKGEFYRLVPPTVASAMACIAVTDANSFDQAVAELSQHHTALCIKPAVSVFGLGFRILDTQRDSITHLLEGVEYEIPLAELRAGMAHTPTFPTLLVMEHLPGDEWSVDCAGRDGQLLCAIQRRKHPQAGYGQEIDNNAAVQGMVERLTAHYCLNGLFNIQFKANALGEPRLLEINPRPAGGFGLACLAGVNLAEVFLQSLRGETPVIAPLRYGLRVAEISTPVVLQPLS